From one Syngnathoides biaculeatus isolate LvHL_M chromosome 12, ASM1980259v1, whole genome shotgun sequence genomic stretch:
- the nphp1 gene encoding nephrocystin-1 isoform X1, translated as MPPKGRGPLQQVHREVDDMRGQLESLLKDVQGDDTESKEESFRRCQELQLSAEKTLKNLTQLTKADEIAPVGNYDQRKLEEERRLRSVLEQLNKLSAELSPPGPSTDPPTGDARKEGEGGTGDSDEADTDEDAAQKDDGRKDESRAANATPQSEPCVYTALSDFQGDQEGDLTVKRGDTLKIIRKTSDGWWLAENADGDRGVVPRTYLKIGSALAADKDEEEDEESPDEAEEEEEGSEELAEEEEEEEDEEEEKPSDAAQSNWSTFRKALTEIDATDVLAAMGAIPSGFRPSTLSKLLVDEGAKYKGSHFMQPELSQSQLSFSDLFLDPDTGRHRTSRDSQVRPRHTRTCVCFTLWSCKSIPTPGVGVQVLSRHIRLCAFDGTRVLSNIHTVRATYTPKNPRTWLFSPRTAGVLPSLLDGDCFLRCDADDPDLGILFELGVTFIRNSTGERGDLSCGWAFLKLSDAAGNALPSRTYELPVSGGTPYEKDVDMEGFLTRASSAGIFQQMLKARRQPKLIVKFKTANARIKMQLSFLPSTLLHCLNLVPLLAMYRQLLADALLVDRPTMQNADLIFSPVLATFPTLVDQPDLLDAVRTAWMDAESNMSRAQKRDEAQVKQEFAKAFRSSASLLLHSPSLPWHRWADAASEEQRSRLIGSALEALKRARGPSGGLEVLADPARAHLAFDVAEMTFDLLRVAR; from the exons ATGCCGCCTAAGGGAAGAGGACCCCTGCAACAGGTCCACAGAGAGGTGGACGACATGAGGGGGCAG ctgGAGAGTCTTTTGAAAGATGTTCAGGGTGACGACACGGAAAGCAAAGAAGAGTCCTTTCGGAG GTGCCAAGAACTTCAGCTATCTGCAGAGAAAACGCTGAAGAATCTGACACAGCTCACCAAG GCCGATGAGATTGCGCCAGTGGGCAACTACGACCAGAGGAAACTCGAGGAAGAAAGACGATTGCGCAGCGTCCTGGAGCAGCTGAACAAACTCTCTGCGGAGCTCTCGCCGCCGGGACCCAGCACGGATCCGCCGACGGG TGACGCCCGGAAAGAAGGCGAGGGCGGCACTGGAGACAGCGATGAGGCCGACACCGACGAAGACGCCGCCCAGAAGGACGACGGCCGCAAGGACGAGAGTCGAGCGGCGAACGCGACCCCGCAGTCGGAGCCCTGCGTCTACACCGCCCTCAGTGATTTCCAAGGGGACCAGGAGGGAGATTTGACCGTTAAG CGAGGCGACACGCTGAAAATCATCAGGAAGACGAGCGACGGCTGGTGGCTGGCCGAGAACGCCGACGGCGACCGAGGCGTGGTGCCGAGAACGTACCTGAAG atcgGTTCCGCCCTCGCTGCCGACAAggatgaagaggaagatgaagagtCCCCTGACGAggccgaggaggaggaagagggttCCGAAGAGCtggctgaagaagaagaagaagaagaagacgaggaaGAAGAGAAGCCGAG TGACGCTGCCCAGTCCAATTGGTCCACTTTTAGAAAAGCTCTCACTGAG ATCGACGCAACCGACGTCCTCGCCGCCATGGGCGCCATCCCTTCCGGGTTCAGGCCGTCCACGCTCAGTAAACTGCTGGTGGACGAAG GCGCCAAATACAAAGGAAGTCATTTCATGCAGCCGGAGctcagccaatcccagctgtccttCAGCGACCTCTTCTTGGATCCGGACACTGGCAGG CACCGAACGTCACGCGACTCGCAGGTACGGCCTCGACACACCCGGACGTGCGTTTGTTTCACCCTGTGGAGCTGCAAGAGCATTCCCACGCCCGGCGTCGGCGTTCAGGTCCTCAGCAGACACATCCGCCTCTGCGCCTTCGACGGAACTCGG GTGCTGAGTAACATCCACACGGTCAGGGCTACGTACACCCCCAAAAACCCCAGGACCTGGCTCTTCTCCCCGCGG ACGGCCGGCGTCCTGCCATCGCTGCTGGACGGCGACTGCTTCTTGCGCTGCGACGCCGACGACCCGGACCTCGGAATCCTCTTCGAGCTCGGCGTCACCTTTATACGCAAC TCGACAGGCGAGCGCGGAGATCTGAGCTGCGGGTGGGCTTTCCTCAAACTGAGCGACGCCGCCGGAAACGCGCTTCCCAGCAG GACATACGAGCTGCCAGTGAGTGGCGGCACCCCTTACGAGAAGGACGTCGACATGGAGGGATTCCTCACTCGAGCGT cttcAGCCGGCATCTTCCAGCAGATGCTGAAAGCGCGGCGGCAGCCCAAACTCATCGTCAAGTTCAAGACGGCCAACGCTCGCATCAAAATGCAACTCAG CTTCCTGCCCAGCACGCTGCTGCACTGCTTGAATTTGGTCCCCCTGCTGGCCATGTACAGGCAGCTGCTGGCCGACGCGCTGCTGGTGGACCGGCCCACCATGCAGAACGCGG ATTTGATCTTCAGTCCCGTGCTCGCCACCTTCCCGACCCTCGTGGACCAACCCGACCTGCTGGACGCCGTCAGG ACTGCCTGGATGGATGCGGAAAGCAACATGAGCAGGGCGCAGAAG AGAGACGAGGCCCAAGTCAAGCAAGAGTTCGCGAAGGCCTTCCGGTCGTCGGCGTCGCTCCTCCTGCACTCGCCTTCTCTGCCGTGGCACCGTTGGGCCGACGCCGCCTCGGAGGAGCAGCGGTCGCGCCTCATCGGCAGCGCGCTGGAGGCGCTCAAGCGGGCCCGCGGCCCGTCCGGCGGCTTGGAGGTCCTGGCCGACCCCGCCCGCGCTCACCTGGCCTTTGACGTCGCCGAGATGACCTTCGACCTCCTGAGGGTGGCGCGCTAG
- the LOC133509419 gene encoding pantothenate kinase 1-like isoform X5 yields MKFRSQKKPAFPWFGMDIGGTLVKLVYFEPVDITAEEEQEEVENLKSIRRYLTSNVAYGKTGVRDVHLELRNLSMCGRTGNLHFIRFPTQAMPRFIQMGRDKNFSSLHTTLCATGGGAYKFEDDFRTMANLELLKLDELDCLIRGLLFVDRVGFNGHPECYYFHDPSDTQSCVKQQCTLDNPFPMLLVNIGSGVSILAVYSEGDYKRVTGTSLGGGTFLGLCCLLTGCETFEEALEMASKGDSTNVDKLVKDIYGGDYERFGLQGSAVASSFGHMMSKEKRDTISKEDLARATLVTITNNIGSIARMCAVNEKIERVVFVGNFLRINTVSTKLLAYAMDFWSKGQLRALFLEHEGYFGAVGALMELLKTTEDP; encoded by the exons ATGAAATTCAGAAGTCAAAAGAAACCTG CGTTCCCGTGGTTCGGGATGGACATCGGCGGCACCCTGGTCAAGCTGGTCTATTTTGAGCCAGTGGACATCACGGcggaggaagagcaggaggaggtggagaacCTCAAGTCCATCCGCAGATACCTGACCTCAAACGTGGCCTACG GCAAGACGGGCGTGCGCGACGTCCACCTGGAGCTGCGCAACCTGAGCATGTGCGGCCGGACGGGCAACCTGCACTTCATCCGCTTCCCCACGCAGGCCATGCCGCGCTTCATCCAGATGGGCCGCGACAAGAACTTCTCCAGCCTGCACACCACGCTCTGCGCCACCGGCGGCGGCGCGTACAAGTTCGAGGACGACTTCCGGACC ATGGCCAACCTGGAGCTGCTGAAGCTGGACGAGCTGGACTGCCTGATCCGCGGGCTGCTGTTCGTGGACCGGGTGGGCTTCAACGGCCACCCCGAGTGCTACTACTTCCACGACCCGTCGGACACGCAGAGCTGCGTCAAGCAGCAGTGCACGCTGGACAACCCGTTCCCGATGCTGCTGGTCAACATCGGCTCCGGCGTCTCCATCCTGGCCGTCTACTCCGAGGGCGACTACAAGCGGGTCACCGGGACCAG CCTGGGCGGCGGGACCTTCCTCGGCCTTTGCTGCCTCCTGACGGGCTGCGAGACGTTCGAGGAGGCTCTGGAGATGGCGAGCAAGGGCGACTCCACCAACGTGGACAAGCTGGTCAAGGACATCTACGGCGGCGACTACGAGCGCTTCGGCCTGCAGGGCTCGGCCGTGGCGTCCAG TTTCGGTCACATGATGAGCAAAGAGAAGCGCGACACCATCAGCAAGGAAGACCTGGCGCGAGCCACGCTGGTCACCATCACCAATAACATCGGCTCCATCGCGCGCATGTGCGCCGTCAATGAG AAAATTGAGCGTGTGGTGTTTGTGGGCAATTTCCTGCGCATCAACACGGTCTCCACCAAACTGCTGGCCTACGCCATGGACTTCTGGTCCAAGGGACAACTGCGAGCGCTCTTCCTAGAGCACGAg
- the LOC133509419 gene encoding pantothenate kinase 3-like isoform X4 — MDKAKSLVDKKGASGPFRLNSGPSQWSCKGLLNGCGGIASTSSPGGQYENSRPVNRGEDAACNGSPAKKSRLRRRTESVRRHRPPFPWFGMDIGGTLVKLVYFEPVDITAEEEQEEVENLKSIRRYLTSNVAYGKTGVRDVHLELRNLSMCGRTGNLHFIRFPTQAMPRFIQMGRDKNFSSLHTTLCATGGGAYKFEDDFRTMANLELLKLDELDCLIRGLLFVDRVGFNGHPECYYFHDPSDTQSCVKQQCTLDNPFPMLLVNIGSGVSILAVYSEGDYKRVTGTSLGGGTFLGLCCLLTGCETFEEALEMASKGDSTNVDKLVKDIYGGDYERFGLQGSAVASSFGHMMSKEKRDTISKEDLARATLVTITNNIGSIARMCAVNEKIERVVFVGNFLRINTVSTKLLAYAMDFWSKGQLRALFLEHEGYFGAVGALMELLKTTEDP, encoded by the exons ATGGACAAAGCAAAGTCACTGGTGGACAAGAAGGGGGCGTCGGGACCCTTCCGCCTCAACAGCGGCCCGAGCCAGTGGAGCTGCAAAGGCCTCCTGAACGGCTGCGGCGGCATCGCCTCGACCAGCTCGCCCGGCGGCCAGTACGAGAACAGTCGCCCCGTGAACCGAGGCGAGGATGCGGCGTGCAACGGCTCGCCTGCCAAGAAGAGCCGGCTCCGCAGGAGGACCGAGTCCGTGAGACGACACAGACCCC CGTTCCCGTGGTTCGGGATGGACATCGGCGGCACCCTGGTCAAGCTGGTCTATTTTGAGCCAGTGGACATCACGGcggaggaagagcaggaggaggtggagaacCTCAAGTCCATCCGCAGATACCTGACCTCAAACGTGGCCTACG GCAAGACGGGCGTGCGCGACGTCCACCTGGAGCTGCGCAACCTGAGCATGTGCGGCCGGACGGGCAACCTGCACTTCATCCGCTTCCCCACGCAGGCCATGCCGCGCTTCATCCAGATGGGCCGCGACAAGAACTTCTCCAGCCTGCACACCACGCTCTGCGCCACCGGCGGCGGCGCGTACAAGTTCGAGGACGACTTCCGGACC ATGGCCAACCTGGAGCTGCTGAAGCTGGACGAGCTGGACTGCCTGATCCGCGGGCTGCTGTTCGTGGACCGGGTGGGCTTCAACGGCCACCCCGAGTGCTACTACTTCCACGACCCGTCGGACACGCAGAGCTGCGTCAAGCAGCAGTGCACGCTGGACAACCCGTTCCCGATGCTGCTGGTCAACATCGGCTCCGGCGTCTCCATCCTGGCCGTCTACTCCGAGGGCGACTACAAGCGGGTCACCGGGACCAG CCTGGGCGGCGGGACCTTCCTCGGCCTTTGCTGCCTCCTGACGGGCTGCGAGACGTTCGAGGAGGCTCTGGAGATGGCGAGCAAGGGCGACTCCACCAACGTGGACAAGCTGGTCAAGGACATCTACGGCGGCGACTACGAGCGCTTCGGCCTGCAGGGCTCGGCCGTGGCGTCCAG TTTCGGTCACATGATGAGCAAAGAGAAGCGCGACACCATCAGCAAGGAAGACCTGGCGCGAGCCACGCTGGTCACCATCACCAATAACATCGGCTCCATCGCGCGCATGTGCGCCGTCAATGAG AAAATTGAGCGTGTGGTGTTTGTGGGCAATTTCCTGCGCATCAACACGGTCTCCACCAAACTGCTGGCCTACGCCATGGACTTCTGGTCCAAGGGACAACTGCGAGCGCTCTTCCTAGAGCACGAg
- the LOC133510125 gene encoding myelin and lymphocyte protein-like yields MAASTSQSTGSLPSGLAICVTLPDMFYLPELVTGGLVWILVASAHAQPPNPLGWVMFVSVFCFVTTLLWALVFAAGGHRNGPAWAAADFAYHALAALFYLSAGVSLAFITFVLKSADFRIYQIDIAAVVFAFAASLLYFIHAVLSSLRWKHF; encoded by the exons ATGGCGGCGAGCACCTCTCAATCCACGGGAAGTCTCCCCAGCGGTCTGGCCATCTGCGTCACGCTGCCGGATATGTTCTACCTGCCCGAACTG GTGACGGGCGGTCTGGTGTGGATCCTGGTGGCGTCCGCCCACGCGCAGCCCCCCAACCCCCTGGGCTGGGTCATGTTCGTGTCCGTCTTCTGCTTCGTCACGACCCTCCTGTGGGCGCTGGTCTTCGCCGCCGGGGGCCACAGGAACGGCCCGGCCTGGGCCGCCGCC GATTTTGCGTATCACGCTTTGGCCGCGTTGTTCTACCTCAGTGCCGGAGTCAGTTTGGCCTTcatcacctttgttctgaaATCAGCGGACTTCAGAATCTACCAGATTGACATCGCCGCAGTG GTGTTCGCCTTCGCGGCCTCGCTGCTCTACTTCATCCACGCCGTCCTGTCGTCGCTGCGGTGGAAGCACTTTTGA
- the nphp1 gene encoding nephrocystin-1 isoform X2 — protein sequence MPPKGRGPLQQVHREVDDMRGQLESLLKDVQGDDTESKEESFRRCQELQLSAEKTLKNLTQLTKADEIAPVGNYDQRKLEEERRLRSVLEQLNKLSAELSPPGPSTDPPTGDARKEGEGGTGDSDEADTDEDAAQKDDGRKDESRAANATPQSEPCVYTALSDFQGDQEGDLTVKRGDTLKIIRKTSDGWWLAENADGDRGVVPRTYLKIGSALAADKDEEEDEESPDEAEEEEEGSEELAEEEEEEEDEEEEKPSDAAQSNWSTFRKALTEIDATDVLAAMGAIPSGFRPSTLSKLLVDEGAKYKGSHFMQPELSQSQLSFSDLFLDPDTGRVRPRHTRTCVCFTLWSCKSIPTPGVGVQVLSRHIRLCAFDGTRVLSNIHTVRATYTPKNPRTWLFSPRTAGVLPSLLDGDCFLRCDADDPDLGILFELGVTFIRNSTGERGDLSCGWAFLKLSDAAGNALPSRTYELPVSGGTPYEKDVDMEGFLTRASSAGIFQQMLKARRQPKLIVKFKTANARIKMQLSFLPSTLLHCLNLVPLLAMYRQLLADALLVDRPTMQNADLIFSPVLATFPTLVDQPDLLDAVRTAWMDAESNMSRAQKRDEAQVKQEFAKAFRSSASLLLHSPSLPWHRWADAASEEQRSRLIGSALEALKRARGPSGGLEVLADPARAHLAFDVAEMTFDLLRVAR from the exons ATGCCGCCTAAGGGAAGAGGACCCCTGCAACAGGTCCACAGAGAGGTGGACGACATGAGGGGGCAG ctgGAGAGTCTTTTGAAAGATGTTCAGGGTGACGACACGGAAAGCAAAGAAGAGTCCTTTCGGAG GTGCCAAGAACTTCAGCTATCTGCAGAGAAAACGCTGAAGAATCTGACACAGCTCACCAAG GCCGATGAGATTGCGCCAGTGGGCAACTACGACCAGAGGAAACTCGAGGAAGAAAGACGATTGCGCAGCGTCCTGGAGCAGCTGAACAAACTCTCTGCGGAGCTCTCGCCGCCGGGACCCAGCACGGATCCGCCGACGGG TGACGCCCGGAAAGAAGGCGAGGGCGGCACTGGAGACAGCGATGAGGCCGACACCGACGAAGACGCCGCCCAGAAGGACGACGGCCGCAAGGACGAGAGTCGAGCGGCGAACGCGACCCCGCAGTCGGAGCCCTGCGTCTACACCGCCCTCAGTGATTTCCAAGGGGACCAGGAGGGAGATTTGACCGTTAAG CGAGGCGACACGCTGAAAATCATCAGGAAGACGAGCGACGGCTGGTGGCTGGCCGAGAACGCCGACGGCGACCGAGGCGTGGTGCCGAGAACGTACCTGAAG atcgGTTCCGCCCTCGCTGCCGACAAggatgaagaggaagatgaagagtCCCCTGACGAggccgaggaggaggaagagggttCCGAAGAGCtggctgaagaagaagaagaagaagaagacgaggaaGAAGAGAAGCCGAG TGACGCTGCCCAGTCCAATTGGTCCACTTTTAGAAAAGCTCTCACTGAG ATCGACGCAACCGACGTCCTCGCCGCCATGGGCGCCATCCCTTCCGGGTTCAGGCCGTCCACGCTCAGTAAACTGCTGGTGGACGAAG GCGCCAAATACAAAGGAAGTCATTTCATGCAGCCGGAGctcagccaatcccagctgtccttCAGCGACCTCTTCTTGGATCCGGACACTGGCAGG GTACGGCCTCGACACACCCGGACGTGCGTTTGTTTCACCCTGTGGAGCTGCAAGAGCATTCCCACGCCCGGCGTCGGCGTTCAGGTCCTCAGCAGACACATCCGCCTCTGCGCCTTCGACGGAACTCGG GTGCTGAGTAACATCCACACGGTCAGGGCTACGTACACCCCCAAAAACCCCAGGACCTGGCTCTTCTCCCCGCGG ACGGCCGGCGTCCTGCCATCGCTGCTGGACGGCGACTGCTTCTTGCGCTGCGACGCCGACGACCCGGACCTCGGAATCCTCTTCGAGCTCGGCGTCACCTTTATACGCAAC TCGACAGGCGAGCGCGGAGATCTGAGCTGCGGGTGGGCTTTCCTCAAACTGAGCGACGCCGCCGGAAACGCGCTTCCCAGCAG GACATACGAGCTGCCAGTGAGTGGCGGCACCCCTTACGAGAAGGACGTCGACATGGAGGGATTCCTCACTCGAGCGT cttcAGCCGGCATCTTCCAGCAGATGCTGAAAGCGCGGCGGCAGCCCAAACTCATCGTCAAGTTCAAGACGGCCAACGCTCGCATCAAAATGCAACTCAG CTTCCTGCCCAGCACGCTGCTGCACTGCTTGAATTTGGTCCCCCTGCTGGCCATGTACAGGCAGCTGCTGGCCGACGCGCTGCTGGTGGACCGGCCCACCATGCAGAACGCGG ATTTGATCTTCAGTCCCGTGCTCGCCACCTTCCCGACCCTCGTGGACCAACCCGACCTGCTGGACGCCGTCAGG ACTGCCTGGATGGATGCGGAAAGCAACATGAGCAGGGCGCAGAAG AGAGACGAGGCCCAAGTCAAGCAAGAGTTCGCGAAGGCCTTCCGGTCGTCGGCGTCGCTCCTCCTGCACTCGCCTTCTCTGCCGTGGCACCGTTGGGCCGACGCCGCCTCGGAGGAGCAGCGGTCGCGCCTCATCGGCAGCGCGCTGGAGGCGCTCAAGCGGGCCCGCGGCCCGTCCGGCGGCTTGGAGGTCCTGGCCGACCCCGCCCGCGCTCACCTGGCCTTTGACGTCGCCGAGATGACCTTCGACCTCCTGAGGGTGGCGCGCTAG
- the zgc:65997 gene encoding C-signal, with translation MAAPVALVQGASRGLGLQFCKYILQNKPPASVIATCRNPDGSVALQGLAAQHPDRLTVLRLDVNREEDVREAAEGVKKSFGRLDLMVNSSALLHPSGKGETSLRDVSAQGLIATLTTNTVGPLLMAKYFAALLQKGGGGFGRQPADRAKRHSGVIVNITAKVGSIGDNGLGGWYSYRMSKAALNMATKNLSIELGRGRPKVLCVSLHPGTLDTDLSRPYHRNVPEGKLFSAERSVECLMAVVEALDGEKTGNAYSWDGTQLPW, from the exons ATGGCGGCTCCCGTGGCTCTCGTTCAAGGTGCCAGCCGGGGTCTGGGTTTGCAGTTTTGCAAgtacattttacaaaacaaaccTCCGGCGAGCGTCATAGCAACGTGTCGGAATCCGGACGGGTCGGTGGCGCTGCAGGGGCTGGCCGCACAACACCCGGATCGGCTGACGGTGCTGCGGCTGGACGTCAACCGCGAAGAGGACGTCCGGGAGGCGGCCGAGGGGGTGAAGAAGAGTTTCGGGCGGCTTGATTTGATGGTCAACTCGTCGGCTTTGCTTCACCCGTCTGGGAAAGGAGAGACCAGCCTGAGGGATGTTTCTGCACAG GGCCTCATCGCCACGTTGACAACCAACACCGTTGGCCCGCTGCTCATGGCCAAGTATTTCGCCGCCCTTCTGCAGAAGGGCGGCGGCGGCTTCGGTCGGCAGCCGGCGGACCGGGCCAAACGGCACAGCGGCGTCATCGTCAACATCACCGCCAAAGTGGGCTCTATTGGCGACAACG GTCTCGGCGGCTGGTACAGCTACAGAATGTCAAAAGCGGCTCTCAACATGGCCACCAAAAATCTTTCCATCGAGCTGGGACGCGGTCGACCCAAG GTTTTATGCGTGTCCTTGCATCCGGGAACGCTGGACACGGACCTGTCGCGACCGTACCACCGGAACGTACCCGAAGGGAAATTATTCAGCGCCGAACGCTCCGTGGAGTGCCTGATGGCCGTCGTGGAAGCGCTGGATGGGGAAAAGACGGGCAACGCCTACAGCTGGGATGGCACTCAACTGCCCTGGTAG
- the LOC133510124 gene encoding myelin and lymphocyte protein-like isoform X2: MASTTSGDVVPSGCAIFTSIPDLFFIPEFVFGSLVWILVASTRVYPDNPLGWVMFVSVFCCLFTTLWFFFSLCGANQSDVWPALDTGYHFLAAVFYLSASVILAYVTVLKGWGVTVDSRGVVNLVPLVGEGLKIYRLDIAAVVMSHVSTLLYFLHAIFSAIRWKRA, from the exons ATGGCGTCCACCACGTCGGGAGACGTCGTGCCCAGCGGCTGCGCCATCTTCACCAGCATCCCCGACTTGTTCTTCATCCCGGAGttt GTGTTCGGCAGTCTGGTGTGGATCCTGGTGGCGTCCACCCGGGTGTACCCGGACAACCCCCTGGGCTGGGTCATGTTCGTGTCCGTCTTCTGCTGCCTCTTCACCACGCTGTGGTTCTTCTTCTCCCTGTGCGGAGCCAATCAGAGCGACGTCTGGCCGGCCCTG gatACGGGCTACCATTTCTTGGCGGCGGTGTTCTACCTGAGCGCCTCGGTGATCCTGGCCTACGTGACCGTGCTCAAGGGCTGGGGCGTGACCGTGGACTCCAGGGGGGTCGTGAACCTGGTGCCCCTCGTCGGCGAAGGCCTGAAGATCTACAGGCTGGACATCGCCGCCGTG GTGATGTCACACGTGTCGACGCTGCTCTACTTCCTGCACGCCATCTTCTCCGCCATCCGATGGAAGAGGGCCTGA
- the LOC133510124 gene encoding myelin and lymphocyte protein-like isoform X1, producing the protein MAGSTEVDCKPRSVIKRKKKRQSGCSNPRCHKYCIGLRVLFVFGSLVWILVASTRVYPDNPLGWVMFVSVFCCLFTTLWFFFSLCGANQSDVWPALDTGYHFLAAVFYLSASVILAYVTVLKGWGVTVDSRGVVNLVPLVGEGLKIYRLDIAAVVMSHVSTLLYFLHAIFSAIRWKRA; encoded by the exons ATGGCAGGCAGCACTGAGGTGGACTGCAAGCCACGCAGCGTGATtaagagaaagaagaagaggcagagcGGGTGCAGTAATCCACGCTGCCACAAATACTGCATTGGCCTGCGAGTATTGTTT GTGTTCGGCAGTCTGGTGTGGATCCTGGTGGCGTCCACCCGGGTGTACCCGGACAACCCCCTGGGCTGGGTCATGTTCGTGTCCGTCTTCTGCTGCCTCTTCACCACGCTGTGGTTCTTCTTCTCCCTGTGCGGAGCCAATCAGAGCGACGTCTGGCCGGCCCTG gatACGGGCTACCATTTCTTGGCGGCGGTGTTCTACCTGAGCGCCTCGGTGATCCTGGCCTACGTGACCGTGCTCAAGGGCTGGGGCGTGACCGTGGACTCCAGGGGGGTCGTGAACCTGGTGCCCCTCGTCGGCGAAGGCCTGAAGATCTACAGGCTGGACATCGCCGCCGTG GTGATGTCACACGTGTCGACGCTGCTCTACTTCCTGCACGCCATCTTCTCCGCCATCCGATGGAAGAGGGCCTGA
- the LOC133510124 gene encoding myelin and lymphocyte protein-like isoform X3, producing MPSRRHDTKVFGSLVWILVASTRVYPDNPLGWVMFVSVFCCLFTTLWFFFSLCGANQSDVWPALDTGYHFLAAVFYLSASVILAYVTVLKGWGVTVDSRGVVNLVPLVGEGLKIYRLDIAAVVMSHVSTLLYFLHAIFSAIRWKRA from the exons ATGCCGAGTCGTCGCCACGACACGAAG GTGTTCGGCAGTCTGGTGTGGATCCTGGTGGCGTCCACCCGGGTGTACCCGGACAACCCCCTGGGCTGGGTCATGTTCGTGTCCGTCTTCTGCTGCCTCTTCACCACGCTGTGGTTCTTCTTCTCCCTGTGCGGAGCCAATCAGAGCGACGTCTGGCCGGCCCTG gatACGGGCTACCATTTCTTGGCGGCGGTGTTCTACCTGAGCGCCTCGGTGATCCTGGCCTACGTGACCGTGCTCAAGGGCTGGGGCGTGACCGTGGACTCCAGGGGGGTCGTGAACCTGGTGCCCCTCGTCGGCGAAGGCCTGAAGATCTACAGGCTGGACATCGCCGCCGTG GTGATGTCACACGTGTCGACGCTGCTCTACTTCCTGCACGCCATCTTCTCCGCCATCCGATGGAAGAGGGCCTGA